The proteins below are encoded in one region of Paenibacillus sp. YYML68:
- a CDS encoding thioesterase family protein produces MWFKHELRARYEETDQMGVVYHANYLTWFEIGRTEMIRSLGMPYRMLEAKGLLLPVIEAEQQFKQPAKYDDWITVHTRIASYNHLRLQFEFKLTRDDDLLVTGSTKHVWLNRDWRPVRIDREAPELFKLIQEAAVQH; encoded by the coding sequence ATGTGGTTCAAGCATGAGCTGAGAGCTCGCTATGAGGAGACGGACCAGATGGGGGTCGTCTACCATGCGAATTACTTGACATGGTTCGAAATCGGCCGCACGGAGATGATTCGCTCGCTCGGGATGCCGTATCGGATGCTCGAGGCGAAGGGGCTGCTGCTTCCGGTCATCGAAGCTGAACAGCAGTTCAAGCAGCCGGCCAAGTACGACGATTGGATTACGGTGCACACGCGCATCGCTTCATATAATCACCTTCGGTTACAGTTCGAATTCAAGCTTACGCGGGACGACGATCTGCTCGTCACCGGGAGTACGAAGCATGTATGGCTGAACCGAGATTGGCGTCCGGTTCGCATCGACCGAGAAGCGCCTGAGCTGTTCAAGCTCATTCAAGAGGCGGCTGTGCAGCATTAA
- the accA gene encoding acetyl-CoA carboxylase carboxyl transferase subunit alpha, producing MASEMPFEQPLAELRAKIEELRRFSKDKHIDFSEEIARLEQRLAELEAELYVSMTTQQKMQVARHPQRPTTLDYIQHIFTDFIELHGDRLYGDDLAIVGGIARLDGVPVTVIGHQKGKDTKDNIARHFGSPHPEGFRKALRLMRQADKFKRPIITFIDTKGAYPGNAAEERGQGEAIARNLLEMAGMRVPILCVVIGEGGSGGALALGVGNRVFMLENAIYSVISPEGAASILYKDASKSLEAAEAMKITADEILKLGVVDEVIQEPKGGAHRDVAVQAQAIKETLTRNLQQLLVLSEEKLVEDRYRKFRQIGRFTTIQEGNHA from the coding sequence ATGGCAAGTGAGATGCCGTTCGAACAGCCCCTAGCGGAGCTTCGTGCCAAGATTGAGGAGCTGCGCAGGTTCAGCAAGGATAAGCATATTGATTTCTCCGAGGAGATCGCGCGACTGGAGCAGCGTCTTGCCGAGCTTGAAGCCGAGCTGTACGTGAGCATGACCACCCAGCAGAAGATGCAGGTCGCCCGTCATCCGCAGCGGCCTACTACGCTCGATTACATTCAGCATATCTTCACCGATTTCATTGAGCTGCACGGTGACAGACTGTACGGTGACGACCTTGCGATCGTCGGCGGTATTGCCCGTCTCGATGGTGTGCCGGTAACGGTGATCGGACACCAGAAGGGGAAGGATACGAAGGACAACATCGCCCGTCACTTCGGCAGTCCGCACCCGGAGGGCTTCCGCAAGGCGCTTCGTCTGATGCGTCAGGCAGACAAGTTCAAGCGTCCGATCATTACGTTCATCGATACGAAGGGCGCTTATCCCGGCAATGCTGCTGAGGAGCGTGGGCAAGGTGAAGCGATCGCTCGCAACCTGCTCGAGATGGCAGGCATGCGTGTGCCGATTCTGTGCGTTGTTATTGGGGAAGGCGGCAGCGGCGGTGCTCTTGCGCTTGGCGTAGGCAACCGCGTGTTCATGCTGGAGAACGCGATCTATTCGGTTATTAGTCCAGAGGGCGCGGCCTCTATTCTATATAAGGACGCTTCGAAGTCGCTGGAGGCGGCTGAGGCGATGAAGATTACCGCAGACGAAATATTGAAGCTCGGCGTTGTTGACGAGGTCATTCAGGAACCGAAGGGCGGCGCCCATCGGGATGTCGCCGTGCAGGCTCAGGCGATCAAGGAGACACTTACGCGCAATCTTCAGCAGCTGCTCGTCTTGTCGGAGGAGAAGCTCGTTGAAGACCGGTACCGCAAATTCAGACAAATAGGACGCTTCACAACTATCCAGGAGGGTAACCATGCGTAA
- the pyk gene encoding pyruvate kinase: MRKTKIVCTIGPVSESLEMFKKLINAGMNVARLNFSHGDFEEHGNRIKNVRQACQELGKNVAILLDTKGPEIRTGKLKDDQKVELVQDELITLTTEEILGDASRVSITYRDLYKDVKVGSTILIDDGLIGLTVEDIQGTDIVCRIKNGGLLGGKKGVNVPGVKINLPGITEKDANDIVFGIQQGVDFIAASFVRKASDVIEIREILEQHQAQHIQIISKIENQEGVDNLDEILEVSDGLMVARGDLGVEIPAEDVPIVQKAMIKKCNQAGKPVITATMMLDSMQRNPRPTRAEASDVANAIFDGTDAVMLSGETAAGKYPVESVQTMARIAERAEAALEHREIFIRQSNAQQTTVTEAISQAVANSALDLDARAILTATESGYTARMVSKYRPKAPIIAVTPDERVLRRLSLVWGVVPLKGESCTSTDQLFEMAVDASVKAGIVSLGDLVVITAGVPVGRSGTTNLIKVHQIGEMIAKGQGIGTQIATGKVITARNADEAITKVVEGCILITPTTDKEYMPAFEKAGAVITESGGITSHAAVVGISLGKPVIVGVENALTILKDGDEVSIYPEVGVIYSGRARVL; this comes from the coding sequence ATGCGTAAAACAAAAATTGTATGTACGATCGGTCCGGTAAGCGAATCGCTCGAAATGTTTAAGAAGCTCATCAATGCAGGTATGAACGTGGCTCGACTGAACTTTTCCCACGGCGACTTTGAGGAGCATGGCAATCGAATCAAGAATGTGCGCCAGGCTTGCCAGGAGCTCGGCAAAAACGTAGCGATCCTGCTCGATACAAAAGGTCCGGAAATTCGTACAGGCAAGCTCAAGGACGATCAGAAGGTCGAGCTTGTGCAGGATGAATTGATTACGCTGACGACAGAGGAGATCCTGGGCGACGCCTCCCGTGTATCAATTACATATCGCGATCTGTACAAGGACGTGAAGGTCGGCTCGACGATTCTGATCGATGACGGCTTGATCGGACTTACGGTCGAAGATATTCAAGGCACAGACATCGTGTGCCGCATCAAGAACGGTGGTCTGCTCGGCGGTAAGAAGGGTGTTAACGTACCAGGCGTGAAGATCAACCTGCCGGGTATTACGGAGAAGGATGCGAATGATATCGTGTTCGGCATTCAGCAGGGAGTTGACTTCATCGCCGCTTCGTTCGTCCGCAAGGCGAGCGACGTGATCGAGATTCGTGAAATTCTCGAGCAGCACCAGGCGCAGCACATTCAGATCATCTCGAAGATCGAGAACCAGGAAGGCGTAGACAACCTGGACGAGATTCTTGAAGTATCCGACGGTCTGATGGTTGCACGCGGCGACCTCGGCGTTGAGATTCCGGCTGAAGACGTGCCGATCGTGCAGAAGGCGATGATCAAGAAGTGTAACCAGGCAGGTAAGCCGGTTATTACCGCTACGATGATGCTTGATTCGATGCAGCGCAACCCGCGTCCGACTCGTGCGGAAGCGAGTGACGTGGCGAACGCTATTTTTGACGGAACAGATGCGGTTATGCTCTCTGGTGAGACGGCAGCCGGTAAGTACCCGGTAGAGTCCGTGCAGACGATGGCTCGCATTGCCGAGCGTGCAGAGGCTGCGCTCGAGCACCGTGAAATCTTCATTCGTCAGAGCAATGCTCAGCAGACGACAGTGACCGAGGCGATCAGCCAAGCGGTAGCGAACTCTGCACTCGATCTGGATGCGCGTGCGATTCTGACGGCGACTGAGAGCGGCTATACGGCACGTATGGTGTCCAAGTACCGTCCGAAGGCTCCGATCATCGCCGTAACGCCAGATGAGCGCGTGCTGCGCCGTCTGTCGCTCGTATGGGGCGTTGTGCCGTTGAAGGGCGAAAGCTGCACCTCGACTGACCAGCTGTTCGAGATGGCGGTAGACGCAAGCGTGAAGGCTGGTATCGTCAGCCTGGGCGATCTTGTTGTCATTACGGCAGGCGTACCTGTTGGCCGCTCGGGAACGACGAACCTGATCAAGGTTCATCAGATCGGCGAAATGATTGCGAAGGGCCAAGGCATCGGCACGCAGATTGCGACAGGCAAGGTTATTACTGCCCGCAATGCGGATGAGGCGATCACGAAGGTAGTTGAAGGCTGTATTCTCATTACGCCGACTACGGACAAGGAGTACATGCCTGCGTTTGAGAAGGCGGGAGCGGTCATTACCGAGAGCGGAGGCATTACGTCGCACGCAGCTGTTGTAGGCATCAGCCTCGGCAAGCCGGTTATTGTCGGTGTAGAGAACGCCTTGACCATCCTTAAGGACGGCGATGAAGTTTCGATCTATCCGGAGGTAGGCGTTATTTATTCCGGACGCGCGCGCGTGTTGTAA
- a CDS encoding phosphatidylglycerophosphatase A: MSQLLIIDYLNKRGVTVDQIADIVLELQLPYNPALSKEACVESVLHVLRKREVQYVLFTGIALDELAERKLLPEPLQKLMEEDASLYGVDETLALGIVNVYGMIGLTSFGYLDKKKNGIIRDLNDHPTSIHVFLDDLVAGLAAAASARIAHKHQDELEQAPY; encoded by the coding sequence ATGTCTCAGCTACTCATTATCGACTATTTGAACAAACGCGGAGTAACCGTCGACCAGATTGCGGATATTGTACTCGAGCTGCAGCTCCCTTACAATCCGGCGTTGTCGAAGGAGGCTTGTGTGGAGAGTGTGCTTCATGTGCTGCGCAAGCGCGAGGTGCAGTACGTGCTCTTCACCGGTATTGCGCTCGATGAGCTGGCCGAGAGAAAGCTGCTGCCTGAGCCGCTGCAGAAGCTGATGGAGGAGGACGCTTCCTTGTATGGCGTCGACGAGACGCTGGCGCTCGGAATCGTGAACGTATACGGCATGATCGGCCTAACAAGCTTCGGTTACTTGGACAAGAAGAAAAACGGCATCATCCGCGACCTGAACGACCATCCGACGAGCATTCATGTGTTTCTTGACGATCTGGTTGCAGGGCTCGCTGCCGCCGCCTCAGCACGAATTGCGCACAAGCACCAGGATGAGCTGGAGCAGGCGCCGTATTAG
- a CDS encoding glutamate decarboxylase: MWTVIYIAPTAKIADRIKHRLTEEGFLVQVRAINMTKNQFEILVPEGELEEVQEVLNTILHRS, translated from the coding sequence ATGTGGACCGTGATCTACATTGCCCCAACAGCGAAGATTGCTGATCGTATCAAGCATAGGTTGACGGAAGAAGGCTTTCTGGTACAGGTTCGCGCGATCAATATGACTAAGAATCAATTCGAAATTTTAGTTCCCGAAGGCGAATTGGAGGAAGTTCAGGAAGTGTTGAACACCATTTTGCATAGATCTTAA
- a CDS encoding RNA degradosome polyphosphate kinase: MTETASKEAAIRETTTRDTANHYLNRDLSWVEFNWRVLEEAQDPATPLLERAKFLAIVSSNFDEFMSVRVAGIKDQMKAGYTKKDFTGYTPAGLFKRIMKRSEKMVVEQYRTYREILRMLAKEGIHLTEYNDLSATQRRAMDEYYHDIIFPVLTPMAVDQARPFPLVHTQSVYLAVVLRKDGDDPEDDPYFAILQVPSNLTRYIELPGRVNSKKQEYILIEELIEQHIQTLFSGYKAVSVHSFRLTRNADLTLNEEGAEDLLEEIENQLRRRRWGAPVRLEVQKGIHPYALKQLTEEFEITDNTFEIDGPIDLTYMMRLAGHLRGYDHLRYKPIQSVYPAELQDIEDLFGKLRQRDVLVYHPYESFDAVTDFICQAAYDPQVLAIKMTLYRVSGNSPLIQALARAAESGKQVTVVVELKARFDEERNIAWARKLEQSGCHVVYGLIGLKTHAKITLVVRQESDGLRRYVHVGTGNYNDNTAKLYTDVGLFTSHKIIGEDASALFNEVTGFSAPHNWKAFGVAPTDLMEKLCEKVEREAEFAAQGKPARIIAKLNSLSNQQMVDVLYKASQAGVKIDLIVRGVCCLRPGVPGLSDNITVRSIVDRFLEHSRIFYFENGGTPEIYIASADWMTRNLTRRVELMCPVFDKQIQASLINILQLSLDDNVKARQLQPNGLYERICAKDDEPQLRSQFEAMRISSWKTTAHEA; this comes from the coding sequence ATGACGGAAACAGCTTCCAAAGAAGCGGCTATTCGAGAGACGACCACACGCGATACCGCGAACCATTATTTGAATCGGGATCTCAGCTGGGTGGAGTTTAACTGGCGAGTGCTGGAGGAAGCTCAGGATCCGGCAACTCCGCTTTTGGAGCGGGCGAAGTTTTTGGCTATCGTCTCTTCGAATTTTGATGAGTTCATGAGCGTTCGCGTTGCTGGGATTAAGGATCAGATGAAGGCGGGCTACACGAAGAAGGATTTTACAGGGTATACCCCTGCAGGCTTGTTCAAGCGCATTATGAAGCGTTCGGAGAAGATGGTTGTAGAGCAGTATCGGACATACAGAGAAATATTGCGTATGCTCGCCAAGGAAGGTATTCATCTGACGGAATACAATGACCTGTCCGCGACGCAGCGTCGAGCGATGGACGAGTACTATCATGACATCATCTTCCCGGTGCTCACGCCGATGGCAGTCGACCAAGCGAGACCGTTCCCGCTCGTTCACACCCAGTCTGTCTACTTAGCTGTTGTGCTCAGGAAGGACGGTGACGATCCAGAGGACGATCCGTACTTTGCCATACTGCAGGTGCCGTCCAACCTGACTCGTTACATCGAGCTTCCAGGCCGTGTGAACAGTAAGAAGCAGGAATATATACTGATCGAGGAGCTCATTGAGCAGCATATTCAGACGCTGTTCAGCGGCTACAAGGCGGTGTCTGTTCATAGCTTCCGCCTGACTCGCAACGCGGATCTGACGCTGAACGAGGAGGGCGCAGAGGATTTGCTCGAGGAGATCGAGAACCAGCTGCGCAGACGGCGCTGGGGAGCTCCGGTGCGGCTGGAGGTGCAGAAGGGGATTCACCCTTATGCGCTGAAGCAGCTGACCGAGGAATTCGAAATTACAGATAATACATTCGAGATCGACGGTCCGATTGACTTGACGTACATGATGCGGCTCGCCGGACATCTGCGCGGCTACGACCATTTGCGCTACAAGCCGATTCAATCGGTGTACCCTGCTGAGCTACAGGATATCGAGGACTTGTTCGGCAAGCTGCGTCAGCGCGACGTGCTGGTGTACCATCCGTACGAATCGTTCGACGCGGTGACGGACTTCATCTGTCAAGCCGCATACGACCCGCAGGTGCTGGCGATTAAGATGACGCTATACCGGGTTAGCGGCAATTCTCCGCTCATTCAGGCACTCGCGCGTGCGGCTGAGTCGGGCAAGCAGGTGACGGTGGTTGTAGAGCTGAAGGCTCGCTTTGACGAGGAGCGCAATATTGCTTGGGCACGCAAGCTGGAGCAATCAGGCTGCCATGTCGTGTACGGTCTTATTGGACTTAAGACGCATGCCAAAATAACGCTCGTCGTTCGTCAGGAGTCGGACGGTCTGAGACGCTATGTGCATGTGGGCACTGGCAACTATAACGATAACACGGCTAAGCTGTATACGGATGTTGGCTTATTCACCTCGCACAAGATCATCGGTGAGGATGCTTCGGCTCTGTTCAATGAAGTGACGGGCTTCTCGGCGCCACATAACTGGAAGGCGTTCGGCGTCGCACCGACCGATCTGATGGAGAAGCTGTGTGAGAAGGTTGAGCGGGAGGCGGAGTTTGCTGCTCAAGGGAAGCCAGCCCGAATTATCGCCAAGCTGAACTCGCTGTCTAACCAGCAGATGGTTGATGTGCTCTATAAGGCGTCGCAGGCCGGGGTGAAGATCGACCTGATCGTTCGCGGCGTCTGCTGCCTGCGTCCTGGCGTTCCGGGCTTGAGCGACAACATTACGGTGCGCAGCATCGTGGATCGGTTTTTGGAGCATTCCCGCATTTTCTACTTCGAGAATGGCGGCACTCCGGAGATATATATTGCTAGCGCCGACTGGATGACCCGGAACCTGACACGTCGTGTGGAGCTGATGTGCCCGGTGTTTGACAAGCAAATTCAGGCCTCATTGATTAATATTTTACAACTAAGCCTCGATGACAATGTAAAAGCCCGCCAGCTTCAGCCGAACGGGCTCTACGAAAGAATATGTGCGAAGGACGATGAACCGCAGCTTCGCAGTCAATTCGAAGCGATGCGCATCAGCTCGTGGAAAACGACGGCTCATGAAGCTTAA
- the accD gene encoding acetyl-CoA carboxylase, carboxyltransferase subunit beta — MQFKDLFQKKRKYATVPSADKPSAVRPLDGAIDVPEERPRREVPEGLMNKCPKCGMIQYNKELDKNLRVCSSCDYHYKLNAVERIQMTMDDGEFAEFDADIISEDPLGFPDYAAKYNKAVESTGLKDAVITGEGRIGGLPVVVAAMSFDFMGGSLGSVVGEKVTAAIEHAIEHKKPMIIFSTSGGARMQESILSLMQMAKTSAALSKLNEQGGLYISVITDPTFGGVTASFATLGDYIIAEPGAAFGFTGRRVIEQTIRQKLPDNFQTAEFNLKHGQVDLVAHRKELRSMLAKLLSMHTVKEEVVNGK; from the coding sequence GTGCAATTTAAAGATTTGTTTCAGAAGAAGAGGAAGTATGCAACGGTCCCATCCGCGGACAAGCCCAGCGCTGTAAGACCGCTCGACGGAGCTATTGACGTTCCGGAGGAACGGCCGCGCCGAGAAGTTCCGGAAGGGCTGATGAACAAGTGCCCGAAGTGCGGAATGATTCAATACAACAAGGAGCTCGACAAAAATTTAAGAGTATGCTCCTCCTGCGATTACCATTACAAGCTGAATGCCGTTGAGCGCATTCAGATGACGATGGATGACGGTGAATTCGCAGAGTTCGATGCGGATATCATATCCGAGGACCCGCTCGGGTTCCCGGACTATGCGGCTAAGTATAATAAGGCCGTCGAATCGACTGGTCTGAAGGATGCCGTTATTACTGGCGAAGGTAGAATTGGCGGCCTGCCGGTCGTCGTAGCTGCGATGAGCTTCGACTTCATGGGCGGCTCGCTCGGCTCGGTTGTCGGCGAGAAGGTGACAGCTGCAATTGAGCATGCGATTGAGCATAAGAAGCCGATGATCATTTTCTCGACCTCGGGCGGAGCCAGAATGCAGGAGAGCATTCTGAGCCTTATGCAGATGGCCAAGACGAGCGCCGCGTTATCCAAGCTTAACGAGCAGGGCGGACTATATATTTCCGTTATTACAGATCCTACCTTCGGCGGTGTAACGGCCAGCTTCGCGACGCTTGGCGATTACATTATTGCGGAGCCTGGTGCTGCCTTCGGCTTCACCGGACGCCGCGTTATTGAGCAGACCATTCGTCAGAAGCTGCCTGATAATTTCCAGACGGCTGAATTTAACCTGAAGCACGGACAAGTTGACTTGGTTGCGCACCGCAAGGAGCTGCGAAGCATGCTGGCCAAGCTTCTTAGCATGCACACGGTAAAGGAGGAAGTCGTCAATGGCAAGTGA
- a CDS encoding DNA polymerase III subunit alpha, whose product MRSFVHLHVHSEYSLLDGAARLEELVSRAAELGMKALALTDHGVMYGAIPFYKACKARGIKPIIGCEMYFTPASISQKGTRQEQPIYHLILLARNEVGYRNLMKLSSIAHLEGFHYKPRIDLEHLAQYAEGLVCTSACLGSEVSQHLLHGRYEEAKAAALRYKAIFGEHFYLELQDHGLLEQKKVNLELLRLARETGIGVVATNDVHYVHEADHQVQDILICIGTGKTVEDEDRLRIGSSQLYLKSVEEMHALFAHVPEAIANTTAIADSCSLELEFGRSILPQFDPIPEGLTAGDYLVQLCREGLRLRYADTSDWSDIEWRRAAEERLDYELGVIERMGYSDYFLIVWDFIRYAHEQRIVTGPGRGSSAGSLVAYVLRITDVDPIRYRLLFERFLNPERVSMPDIDIDFSDLRRDEVIEYVVRKYGRDRVAQIITFGTMAAKAAVRDVGRALNVPYGEVDRAAKLIPNQLGMTLEEALRVSPELKALSDKHPKTAELLDYARRVEGMPRHSSTHAAGVIISREPLTEYVPLQAGSDDTPLTQYTMEHLESIGLLKMDFLGLRTLSIIERTLAWIHDLTGERIDWTRISTDDPRTYELLGLGDTTGVFQLESPGVRRVLRELRPTHFEDIISVLALYRPGPMEFIPKYIAGKHGLVEVEYPHPDLAPILKDTYGIIVYQEQIMQIASAMAGFSLGEADLLRRAVSKKKREVLDEQRAHFVSGSRSQGYGEDDANRVYDMIVRFADYGFPRAHATAYGVLAFQTAYLKAHYPVIFMASMLAAVVGSHHKVAEYADECRRMGIAVLPPDVNESSFLFTPVTGASGEGSAAIRFGLAAIKNVGTHAIESIIEERRSGPYASLTDFCRRVDLRVCNKRVLESLVQAGALGSMSGHRAQQLAMLEETVEAALKWRKDREALQLVLDGFDEEVTWELEYPDIPPFTLMQQLELERELLGLYISGSPLDDFDDVLRRLEVDSIARLPDYPDGADIRVAGLVMSHKTIITKKGQPMAFMELEDRIGKLEVVLFPETWRIHAPLVQKGSPLLVVGKLQHGDEQAKLLADRLVALTDPHLELKAGSPPRMAGGGSGAVRGGGAGGARPYAGGAKYGGGTKQGAGGAAASQGGSAARPASRGAGQSQAPTSGDAQKGAAYSAAASSAAARPGRAPSNAAAAPPVDRRLGAAPAPTPSGTRPGAERRAQAASRPPERPPARPDASAARTQAQRVYVRIAADREQPAVLASLKKLIAEHPGALPVVLYYESSQRTLGLSADLNVKPSPELFAHIEALLGEQCVIVK is encoded by the coding sequence ATGCGTTCATTCGTCCATCTGCATGTACACAGCGAATACAGTCTCCTTGATGGGGCTGCGCGTCTGGAGGAGCTTGTGAGCCGGGCGGCAGAGCTCGGCATGAAGGCGCTGGCGCTGACCGATCACGGTGTGATGTACGGGGCAATCCCGTTCTATAAGGCGTGCAAGGCGCGCGGCATCAAGCCGATTATCGGCTGCGAAATGTACTTCACGCCGGCCTCCATCAGCCAGAAGGGAACCCGGCAGGAGCAGCCGATCTATCATTTGATTTTGCTGGCGAGGAATGAGGTCGGCTACCGTAATCTCATGAAGCTGAGCTCGATCGCCCATCTGGAGGGCTTTCACTACAAGCCGAGAATCGATCTGGAGCATCTCGCGCAATATGCCGAGGGGCTGGTCTGCACGAGCGCCTGTCTCGGCAGCGAGGTGTCCCAGCACCTGCTGCATGGACGGTATGAAGAGGCGAAGGCTGCGGCGCTGCGATATAAAGCCATATTCGGCGAGCACTTCTATCTGGAGCTGCAGGACCACGGTCTTCTCGAGCAGAAGAAGGTGAATCTGGAGCTGCTGCGGCTCGCGAGGGAGACGGGCATCGGCGTCGTGGCGACGAACGATGTCCACTATGTACATGAAGCTGATCATCAGGTGCAGGATATATTGATTTGTATCGGAACAGGCAAGACGGTGGAGGACGAGGATCGGCTGCGCATCGGGTCGAGCCAGCTGTACTTGAAGAGCGTCGAGGAGATGCACGCGCTGTTCGCGCACGTGCCGGAGGCGATTGCGAACACGACGGCCATTGCCGACAGCTGCTCGCTTGAGCTGGAATTCGGACGCTCGATATTGCCGCAGTTCGATCCGATTCCTGAGGGGTTGACAGCTGGTGACTACTTGGTGCAGCTGTGCCGGGAGGGGCTGAGGCTGCGCTATGCCGACACGTCGGACTGGAGCGATATCGAATGGCGTCGTGCGGCTGAGGAGCGGCTTGACTACGAGCTGGGCGTCATCGAGCGGATGGGGTACTCCGATTACTTCCTGATCGTGTGGGATTTCATCCGCTATGCGCATGAGCAGCGGATCGTGACCGGTCCGGGCAGAGGCTCGTCTGCGGGCAGTCTCGTTGCTTATGTGCTACGTATTACAGATGTCGATCCGATTCGGTATAGGCTGCTCTTCGAGCGTTTCCTCAATCCGGAGCGGGTATCGATGCCCGATATTGATATCGACTTCAGCGATCTGCGACGGGACGAAGTGATTGAATACGTCGTGCGCAAGTATGGTCGCGACCGCGTCGCGCAAATTATTACGTTCGGGACGATGGCCGCGAAGGCAGCTGTCCGCGATGTCGGACGGGCGCTGAACGTGCCTTATGGCGAGGTGGACCGGGCGGCGAAGCTCATCCCGAATCAGCTCGGTATGACGCTGGAGGAGGCGCTGCGCGTCAGCCCTGAGCTGAAGGCGCTTAGCGACAAGCACCCGAAGACGGCCGAGCTGCTCGATTATGCAAGAAGGGTCGAAGGAATGCCGCGTCACTCCTCTACACACGCGGCAGGCGTCATTATATCTCGCGAGCCGCTGACCGAGTACGTACCGCTGCAGGCGGGCAGCGACGATACGCCGCTGACGCAGTATACAATGGAGCATCTGGAGTCAATCGGGCTGCTGAAGATGGATTTTCTCGGCTTGCGAACCCTCTCGATCATTGAGCGCACGCTTGCGTGGATTCACGACCTGACCGGAGAACGCATTGATTGGACGCGCATCTCGACCGACGATCCGAGGACGTATGAGCTTCTTGGCCTAGGGGACACGACAGGCGTGTTCCAGCTCGAGTCGCCGGGCGTCCGCCGGGTGCTGAGGGAGCTGCGTCCGACGCACTTTGAAGATATTATCTCGGTTCTGGCGCTGTATCGTCCAGGTCCGATGGAATTCATTCCGAAATATATAGCGGGCAAGCACGGCCTTGTCGAGGTGGAATATCCGCATCCGGACCTTGCGCCGATCCTTAAGGATACGTACGGCATTATCGTGTATCAGGAGCAGATTATGCAGATCGCCTCGGCGATGGCTGGCTTCAGTCTGGGTGAGGCCGATCTGCTGCGCCGGGCGGTCAGCAAGAAGAAGCGTGAGGTGCTCGACGAGCAGCGGGCGCACTTCGTCTCGGGCAGCCGCTCTCAGGGCTACGGCGAGGACGACGCGAACCGCGTGTACGATATGATCGTGCGGTTCGCCGATTATGGCTTCCCGCGCGCGCATGCGACTGCCTACGGTGTGCTCGCCTTCCAGACCGCTTACCTCAAGGCGCATTATCCGGTCATCTTCATGGCATCGATGCTGGCGGCAGTCGTTGGCAGCCATCACAAGGTAGCCGAATATGCGGATGAGTGCCGCCGCATGGGTATTGCGGTGCTGCCGCCGGATGTGAACGAGAGCAGCTTTTTGTTCACGCCAGTGACGGGAGCGTCTGGTGAAGGCTCTGCGGCGATCCGCTTCGGCCTCGCGGCGATCAAGAACGTCGGCACGCACGCGATCGAATCCATTATCGAGGAGCGCAGGAGCGGTCCTTATGCCAGCTTGACTGACTTCTGTCGACGCGTGGACTTGCGCGTATGCAACAAGCGGGTGCTGGAGTCGCTCGTGCAGGCAGGCGCTCTCGGCTCGATGTCGGGACACCGCGCGCAGCAGCTGGCGATGCTGGAGGAGACAGTGGAGGCAGCGCTTAAGTGGCGCAAGGACCGCGAGGCGCTGCAGCTCGTGCTGGACGGCTTCGACGAGGAAGTAACGTGGGAGCTGGAATATCCCGACATCCCGCCCTTCACGCTCATGCAGCAGCTGGAGCTGGAGCGGGAGCTGCTCGGCCTGTACATCTCCGGCAGTCCGCTTGATGACTTCGACGACGTGCTGCGCAGGCTAGAGGTCGATTCGATCGCACGGCTTCCGGACTATCCGGACGGCGCTGACATTCGTGTGGCAGGACTCGTCATGTCGCATAAGACGATCATTACGAAGAAGGGGCAGCCGATGGCGTTCATGGAGCTGGAGGACCGTATCGGCAAGCTCGAGGTCGTACTCTTCCCCGAGACGTGGCGCATTCACGCTCCGCTCGTGCAGAAGGGCAGCCCGCTGCTTGTCGTCGGCAAGCTGCAGCACGGCGACGAGCAGGCGAAGCTGCTCGCCGATCGGCTCGTGGCGCTGACCGATCCGCACCTCGAGCTGAAGGCAGGCTCGCCGCCGCGCATGGCAGGAGGCGGTAGCGGCGCTGTGCGTGGCGGCGGAGCAGGCGGAGCGAGACCGTACGCAGGCGGTGCGAAGTACGGCGGCGGAACGAAGCAGGGCGCGGGGGGAGCTGCGGCATCGCAAGGCGGCTCAGCTGCGCGCCCGGCCTCGCGCGGCGCCGGGCAGTCGCAGGCGCCGACCAGCGGCGATGCGCAGAAGGGCGCGGCTTACAGCGCGGCGGCCTCGTCGGCCGCCGCGCGCCCTGGTCGCGCGCCCAGCAACGCCGCTGCGGCACCGCCCGTTGACCGGCGGCTTGGTGCCGCGCCAGCGCCTACGCCTAGCGGCACTAGGCCGGGCGCTGAGCGGCGGGCGCAGGCGGCCTCCCGCCCACCTGAGCGTCCGCCTGCGCGGCCAGATGCCTCCGCAGCACGCACGCAGGCGCAGCGCGTCTATGTGCGCATCGCGGCAGACCGAGAGCAGCCTGCCGTTCTTGCCTCGCTCAAGAAGCTTATAGCTGAGCATCCAGGCGCATTGCCTGTTGTGCTCTATTACGAGAGCTCCCAGCGCACGCTTGGCTTGAGCGCCGACCTGAACGTGAAGCCATCGCCAGAGCTTTTTGCCCATATTGAAGCACTTCTTGGCGAGCAATGTGTAATAGTGAAATAA